The window CTACATTTCATTAGCATTTAGCAGCAGACACACTGAGAGAatgaagaaggaggaggattTGGTTACAAACCCCTCCCGAAACCcaaattaagaagaaaatattgaaaaagaaaaaagaaaatcgaaagaaCGTCCATTACCTACCCCACCCTCCGTTTCACCGACCCAAATAAGTTTAGTGGGTATTTTACACCAACAGTAGTGCATTGACCTTCTTCTCGTAGACCCTGTTTCACGGACTCAAAAGCAAAGCATCAACCTTCAAAGAGTCCGACAAGCTAGATCGCCTCTTGATTTTACTAGAAGACCGCAAGTATCAATCCCTACACATTTATCCTCACAAAGCCACGAAAGTCATACTCATTCGCCAGCATCTCTACATCCTTCACTGATGGAGCGGACCCAAATGATCTTTTTCTCCAGTAGCGCCTCGCAAAACTAGTCTCTAGAGCGGACGATGCCTACCATGGCACTCCACTTACAGAGGGCTTTCATGTAGCTGCGCACCTGCACCTGAACTCGGCGGtgtaagaatatattatgtatttacatattatgaaaataatgTCTCAATTAGGAGGCTCTCATGTCACAATATGTTCCGTGATTTGAGTGAGATATTACATATCTTGTGGATTACAATTTAATATCATTTTGGTAGGatgatatataatgaaataatattatgaGGGTTCTTAGCTCCGCCTATTTAAAAAGGGTTTTTGTCTCCATCTAAACATCATGTGCAGAAACGTTATGAGCTAGAAGATACTCTCTGTCTTCTTTGTTTTACAAGTCCTTCGCAAGACGTGTGAAAATTTATCGATATCATCAAAGCAATTATTGAAGGTCAGTTTATTGAGCtacataatatattattaatatatttaaattattccTATAGTTGGTATTTGAGCCAACCTTCATGTCATGTTTTGATGCTATAGTCGTACTTGATGATTTTATAGTATCATGCAATTGGGGCTCGTGATTTACTTGTCGATTAAGATTGATTCGATTTATTCTTGTAGTTAGGGTTTTGATTATtgcaatattattttattttatgtggTTAATCAGCATTCAGCCATAATTATGCTGGATTAGGGTTTAATTAAGATTAATTAGTGTTTATTTACTGTGATTAAATTGAATCGGGTCGGATTGAGGGTTTAGAAGGCTTCCGGTGTCCGCGGCCAGCCTTTGTGCGGCCGAAGGAGGAGGCCAGTGGACATGACCGGCCGCGGAATCGATGGAGGGCGTCGTTCCAGCAAGTGGCTCGATGTGGGCGGAGGCTGCCCGACCCTGACCAGATCGAATCGTGACCTGCAACCTCACTCTATGGTCTGTAATCGCCGCCACAAACATGGTGGTATGGTTACGGCCTACGGCCAAGAGAGGATCGCTAGCCATGCCTCGGAGGTCTTAGGGGCCGGTTACAGTCGTAGGCGAATcggaatcgagccatgagccGCGTCTGGCGTTGTGGGTCGTCCGGTCTTGGCCCACCCAGCTGGAATCGTGGTTGCGGCGCTCCATCTCGGTCAATGTTCTCCCAAGCCGTCCCGAACCTCCTCTCAATCTCAGTCTGTTTCTCGAGCCCAAGCCGAGCCGGCGACCGTCATGGCTAGCGACGACGTGGTCGCTGCCGTCGCAGAGGGTGACCATGACGGGCGCTGCGGCTGGAGTTCCGGTAAGAggaggcggcggcggcggctaGGGTTTTCGGGAGAAGCTAGCAGAGTCGGGTTAGGAAGATTAAATCGACCCGACTCTGCATTGGGTTGCACCCAATTCGCTTTCGGCCCGGGCAATTAGGCCCGACCTGACTATTTTGGCAGACCCAAATCAGTTTTCTGAGCtgggtttgggctcaagcccATTAAGCCAAAAAAGGTCAGTCCAGTTGGACTTGTTGGTCTCAGTTGACTAATTCGGCCAGTTTGACCGGTTCGGGTAACTCTGACCGGTTCTGACGGGTTCGATCAAGTTTCTATCCAGTTCTGATGCTATGTAGTGTGGTTTTAAAGATATAGGAGTAGCCAAAGCACTCTATATAAGGCAAATCACGTATAGTTAAATTACAATATGTTTATTAGCATCAAATTGTAATCGAGTGGTTAGATTAATAGCTTTGCCCCAATTTGTAGTTATTAATCTTAAGACTTAGATTAGTTTGAGAATGTTAATTTTGGTATTATGGTGGGATTGTTCTATGCCCAAAGGATTAAGGAATAGTTTCATcgtaattattaaatttgctTGTCTCACTAGTAAATTCATGTATTTTTGCGGCCTATCTCCTAAGGGATGAAGAATTTAGCATATATggttatttcttatttttatagCACTTAATTGATGTCCTTAGTCTTTGAAGGTCTTCCTCCGtcttttcttgaaaatattgCTTATGTTTCTATGCTTGGTGGACAAAATTTTTATGACTGAGAGGAGCCAGTTCTTTTCACTCTGGGGTACATGGACCTGGACTATGCACTCTGTGAGGAGGAGCCACCTGCTCCCACGGATACAAATGGGCTCGAGGTCAACGAAAAGTATGAATGGTGGGAGAAATCCAACCACTTAAGCCTCATGCTCATGAAGTCTCGTGTGAATAAAAGCATACAGAGAGCTGTTGGTGATGTGACCAATGCTAAGAATTTTCTGAAGGCAATTAAGGAACAATTTGCCAAATCAGATAAGGCCTTGGCAAGTACCCTGATGAAGAGATTGACTAGCAAGACCTTCAACAGTTCAAAGGATGTGTGCGCGCACATTAAGTAAATGAGAGGCTTGGAAGCTCAACTCAAGACATTGAATATTGATATCTCTGAGCCATTTTTTGTTCACTTCATTTTCAACTCCTTGCCAACTGAGTATGGACCTTTTAAGATATTTTACAACAAACATAAGGAGGAGTGGTCCACTATAGAACTCTTGACCATGTGTGATTAAGAGGATGAAGCAGGACAAGCCTGAAATTGCCCATCTGGCTACCCGTCCAAAGGGTAAGGGCAAGAAGGATTATGGGAAGAGGCAGTATAAGGCGCCACCCAAGACTAATGACAGTAAGGCGAAGTACTTCTTCTGTATGAATGATGGGCATGTAAAGAAAGATTGTCCCAAATATTAGAAGTGGCTTGAAAATAGAGGTATTTCAATTTCTTTACTATGTCATGAATCATTTTTTGTGGAAGTTCCTAAAAATACATGGTGGATTGACTCCAATTCTTCAATCCATATTGTTAATACCATGCAGGGCTTTCTCAACCTAAGGAAACCAATGGAAAGTGAGAGGTTCGTCTACTCATGGAATAAGAGACGCTCTCAAGTCGTTAGAGTTGGGACATTTAGGATAATTCTATTTTCGGGATATGCTTTAGATTTGAATAATGTCTTTTACATTCCAGGCTTTTCTAGAAAATTGATTTCTATTTCAGACTGGTTGTATTTGATTACAAATttctatttgaaaataaattgacTATTTTAGAAATATTCTATGATTGGTAGTAGTACCATGATTGATAATCTCTTTAAAATTTATCTACATCCCGACTTTGAGaagaattatttatttttacatgCGACTTCTGGTATTAAGAGAATTTTGTGGACGAAAATTCCTCTCTACTTTGGCATAAGAGGTTGGGACATATCTCATTAGAGAGGATTAAAAGACCGATAAAGGAAGGAGTCCTAAAGACTCCGGACGATACCGACTTTAAGACTTATGTGGACTGCATAAAGAGAAAGCAGACCAACAAGACATCCAAGGGTTCTAGAAGGAGTTTTGAACTTCTCGAAATCATTCATACTAATATTTGTGGTCTATTTCCTAACCCCTGTTTTAATAATTAGagatattttatttccttcatTGATGGCCATTccagatatatgtatatatatcttctaAATGAAAAGGTGGAAGCTCTTGATACTTTCAAATCATTTAAGGCAGAAGTACAGAAACGGAaggacaagaaaatcaagatcGTTAGATTTGATAGGGGTGGAGAGTACTACAGGCAATAATCAAAGAACGGACAAATGAGTGATCTATTTGCAAAATTCCTCGAAAAGTGAAGGTATAGTTTCCCAATACACAATGTCTGACACACCACAACAAGATGGTGTTGCTGAAAGGAGGAATAAAATCCTTATGGATATGTTAAGAAGCTTGATTGCCCATTTTGAGTTGCCACTGTCATTATGGAGTGAAGCCTTGAAGACCATtgtgtatatattaaataGGGTTCCTACCAAGGCAGTGCCTAAAACACCTTTTGAGATTCGGTGCGGTTGGATTGTCCTGCTAAAGTAATGGTATATAATCTTTACATAAAGAAATTGGACACATCAACCATTAGCGGTTTTTTCATTGGCTACTCCGTAAACTCGAAGGGTTGTAGGTTCTATTGCCCTTCACACAGTCCCCGaattatcaaatcaaataaTGCAAGGTTTCTCGAGGAAGTTGAACTTAGTAGGAGTAATGGTACTTGAACTATTGAGTTTGAAGAAGCTCGAGAATGTATTTCGGTATCTATAATACCTTTGGTTGCATTAAGGCATAATCGATCGGTCAATCATAAAGAGAAAAATCTCGAACAAACTGCTTCTGCTGAAGTTACGGTTCAACCATAAGAGCCAACTAGTTCTATTCAGGGCACTGAACAAGTTGATTTAATGAGATCCTAAAAAACTAGGAGACCTACTATTTCTGATGACTATCTTATATACCTTGTGGAGTTTGACTTTGATGTTGGACCTAAGGAAAACCTCACAATGTTTTCACAAGCCATGAGTGAGGATAACTCCTCACTTTAGCTGGACGCCATGAAAGATGAGTTAGATTCTATGGTTAAGAATGGAGTCTAGGATCTCGTCGAATTACTAGAAGGGATGGTAGCGATTGGCTGCAAATGGGTGTACAAAACCAAAAGAGATGCTTCTTGTAATGTCGAACGATATAAGGCTAGACTTATCGCCATGGGTTTTACTCAGAAGAAAGGAATATAGACTACCACGAGACCTTCTTTTCGGTTTCTAAGGAGAACTTGCTCAGGATAATTATGGCTTTGGTGGCTCATATGGACTTAGAGTTACACCAGATGGATGTGAAAACGGCTTTTCTTAATgggtatcttgatgaggaggTGTACATGAAGCAACATGAAGAGTTTAATGATGATAGTCATAAAGCGTGCAAGTTAAAGAAATCCATATATGGACTAAAACAAGCATCCCGCCAATAGTATCTAAAGTTTCACAAGGTCATTACttcattctaattttttaagaaCCTTGTTGATAAATGTCTATACTTTAAGGTCAGTGGgagtaaatttattttctttgtccTATATGTAGATGGCATACTCCTTGCAAGTAGCGACTTAGGTCTGTTGGAAGAGACTAAACAGTTTTTCTCtgctaattttaaaatgaagGGTATGGATAAAACCTATTATGTCATTGGCATAGAGATTCATGGAGACAGGAAACAAAGAACTTTAGGACTGTCTTAGAAAGGCTACATTAAAAAGATTTTGCTGAGATTCGGTATGAAAGACTGTCGACCCTTTCGAGCTCCTATAATCAAAGGAGATATATTCAATAATGACCAATCACTTAAGGATGAGTTGGAACTTTAGCAGATGAAGAACATCTCATATGCATTAGCAGTTGGGAGTTTAATTTATGCTCAGGTCTGCACGAGACTTGACATATGTCTGGCAATTGGATTGATGGGATGTTACCAGAGTAATCCTGGGATCCAACATTGGGTTGCTACAAAGAAAGATATGAGATATCTTCAGGGAACCAAGGACTATCGGTTGACCTACAAGCATACCGACCATTTGAGGGTGGTTGGTCATTCAAATGTTGACTTTGCCAGATGTGTAGATTCCAAAAAATCTACTTTAGCATGTGTTTCTTCTTGCTGGAGGAGTCATTTCCTGAAGAAGTATCAAGCAGTTTATGGTGGCTACATCTATTATGGGGGCAAAGTTTATTGCATGCTATGAAGCCACGACACATGCACTATGGTTAAAGAATTTCATAAGTGGTCTTTAAGTTGTCGATACCATACATAGACCAATCCAGATCTATTGTGATAACAAAACTGCAGTGTTCTTCTCTAAGAATAACAAAAGTGGTAATATAAGTAAGCATATCGACATCAAATACCTCAGTGTGAGGGAATATATCAAGAGAAGCGTGGTGGCTATTGAACACATCAATACATATGCTATGATTGTGAATCCAATGACCAAAGGTTTACCGGTAAAATAGTTCAACGGTCATGTTGAAAGTATGGGCCTATACGCAGCGTAGTTTTTCTTGATATATTTTGGACAATTATGTATTACTTTTCCCTGAAGTGCTTATTTTAGGAATGTTATGCATCATATGGATAAGTACTCTCTTACCAGGTATCACCGCCATGGTTCGTGTATAGCATTCTCAGGGTAAGTGGGAGGTTTCCACAGTTCAGGGAATATTTAGTTTGGCCAAATAAAGTTTGTCACTCATAAATATTTGTGTCATGGGGCTAAGTGGGAgaatataagaatatattatgcatttacataattaaggaaataatctcTCAATTAGATGGCCCTTATGTCACAATATATTCTGTGATTTGAGTGAGATATTCAATATCTTGTGTATTACAATTTAACATCCTTTTGATGGGAGGATATATAtggaaataatattttgagggatctCTAGCTCCGCCAATTTAAAAAGGGTATATGCCTCCATCTAGACGTCCCGTACAGAGAGGTTAGGAGCTAGAAGATACTCTCGGTCTTATTTGTTTTACAGGTCTATCATGAGACGTGTGGAAAGTCATCGACATCATCAAGACAATGGTTGAAGGTCAGTTTATTCCACtgcataatatattattaatatatttaaattattcttATAGGGGGCATGGAGCGGAAATGCAGAAACTGAGAAaagcaaagagagagagagctgtcACATGCAAGGAGGCATGTAGGTTTTTAGCTGTGAGGGGGAGAGGGGGCGGGGGAGACCCAGTTTTtataggaggaggaggaggatgacgACGTCGAAAAGGATGATCCTGATGACAACGAAAGATGATCGATGGGCATTGGGCCTGGGCTTGGCCTCCCGAGTTTGCTATAGTGTGAATCGGAGCTTTGACACCTATTTGACCACAAGCTTTGACACTGACATTTCCATCCCAAAGAATTATAAGCAATGATGAAGCCCCATTCTAAGACAAAATAGCACTTAGCTTTGTACATGTTCATAATAATTCTCTTAAGAGTTATTGTACCTCGAAACAACTCCATTAAGCATCTGACATCTAATCATTTTACAGACACCGTGTTGAGATAGAGAGAGCTAGAAGGGAGTCTCTCTGCAACAATTCAAGAATACTGAAGATGGAGAGCAACTTTGATTCTGTTTGTGAGAAGGAGTACATCATATGGTTATTCGATCTGCATCTTTCTATTGTGGGTTGTCATTGCTCTCCTGATAGATAGGGTCTACTAAGATCGCGCAAAGCAACTTTGTTCTTGTGCTTGGGGCtccaaatattttttatttcgttATGGcattaatgaaatagatattcTCACGGAGGCACTGGAAGGAAAATTAAGTGCTATCTACAGATGGGCAAGCTCAAATCTCGGGCTTGCTTTTGAGTTCTTGCTATCTACAGATGGCTCTGTTGACGTTGAGACATCTCATCGGAGCtctcaattttattcataaaagaaGAGTCTCGTGCTAAAACATTTGCATTTGAGGACTTTGGATTAAAGAAGCCTTGGACTGTTTCAGGACAGGCTGAAGTCATTCTCCTaagtgatgatgaagatgaaaaGCCTAAGGTAGAGAAGCAGGTTCTCACTCCGTCAAAAGAAACTTCTGTAAAAGAAAGAGATGAATTTTCGGAAAGAGCAGTTGGTTTTGATTATAGTGCCGCAACTCATCTGAAGATGCAATATCAACTGCCTCTATCTGTGAGAAAAAAATTGGCTGCAACTCGGGAGGATGCAAATTCATAACCTGACACGGGAAAAAGTGTCTCCTCATCAACTGATGCTTCAAAAACTACAAGAATTCGAGATCTTTCTTCCGTGTGGAGCGAGGTTGAAGTTGACATTTTGCCAAGTTCTCATGGCACCGCTTGTTCTCAGGTGGACCTATAGCATTCTCATTCCTTGTGGCAGTAAAAATTTGAACGATGAAGAAAGACGAGAAAAGTCTCTAACAAATGGGATGTCAAATCTTGTGGACAATATAAGAAGTACTGCTGCATGCTCGTCCACCAGTCAAAACAACCTGGACAAAACTGCAATGTTGAGCCCTTGGAATATGGATCAGTACTTGCTGGAAAATCGAGGAGTAATAGTGAAGTCATTTTTCCGAAAGATATGTTTCATTGTCAGAGTTCCCTCCTTCTCTCCCTTTTGCTCTGCCTTTCCCATCCCATCATTCCCTAAGCTCACCCCCGCCAATCGAGTAAACCCCACCGAAGTCATCATCACGTCGGACGAGGAGCACCACTTCGAGTTTAATCCTCAGTAGGACCGGCACCATCCGCAAGAATGGCTACATCGTGATCAAGAATCGTCCCTCCAAGTTGGTTGAAGTTTCCACATCCAAGACTGGCAAGCACGATCATGGTAAGTGCCACTTTGTTAGAATTGACATCTTCAATGCCAAGAAGCTTGAAGACATTGTTCCTTCATCCCACAACTGTGATATTCCTCATGTCACCCGGACTGACTACCAGCTCATTGATATCTCTGAGGATGGATTCGAGAGTCTGCTGATTGAGAATGGTAAGAACAAGGATGATTTGAGGCTGCCAACTGATGAGAATCTGTTGTCTTAGATCAAGGATGGTTTCGACGATGGAGAAGACCTGGTGGTGACTGTCATGCACTCCATGGGAGAGGAACAAATTTGTGCTCACAAGGACATTGGTCCCGAGTAGGAGCGCCTCAATGATTCTTTTCAGATCTGCTATCTTATTTATCTTTCAATATTGGGATCGTGTGTACACttgcagaagagagagaaagtcgagaaggaagagagagagaatgtagggtacattttgaaaaattataaaactttaggtcattttgcaattttaaaaagtttggagTAGAAACGGCGTCAAAGATGACAGAATGTACTATATCGAAACAGCTTTGAAACTTAatgtaccaacaagttaccaaaaaatattttggaccaacctgaaacattcatgaaatattttggaccaccggtgcaattaaccctatatatatatatatatatatatatatgataaatgaCCCTACTAAAGCAAATCGCATGGCAAACAATGTATGCCCATCATGCGTAGTTACTGATCTCTCGACCCAAATTCTACCAGGATCCGCAAAGTTATCTTAAGAGACTTTCTACTCACTTACACCATCCTAATTGAGTTAGCCTGCGAACACTGCGGAGCATAGAAGGTTACCATCCTGACGTCGTGACCTACAACTCGTTGGCTTATTACACATGCAAGCAAGGCAAGTATGATGATACAGCTTTATTGATTCATAATCTAATCTCATGGGATGGAGCCCAATGTTATAACACTCTTCTTCATTCTCTCTGCACTTGTGGGTGTTGGTATGAAGTGGACGAGATTCTTATGGCCCGTTTGTTTTGGGAGTTAAAAtcactttgattttaaatttaactttaactcaacacactacacaacaaaaatacacattttctaagtcaaaaattttaactttaactttaactcaacacactacacaatcatttgtcctttttcacaatcaaaatcaaagttactttaactctgaaaccaacgCACCATTAAAATCATGAATGAGACCTCACGCTTTCCCACAGTTGTAACTTACAATATCTTGATCACCGGTTTCTGAAAGTTTGGTCTTTTAGATTTGCGCCGTGAGTTCTACAATCAAATGGTTGAGGAAAACCACTTACCCGATATTGTAACGCACAACACCCTCTTGGGTGCTCTTTGCAAGGAGGGCATGGTCAACGAGGCTGTCCAGCTGCTACAATTGTGTGGTACGAGCTTTGCTCCCAGCCTGATCAGTTACAATATCCTTATCGATGGTTTTGCAAAAACCGGTGATATGAAGAAAGCAATGTCGATATATGATGAAATGATGGGTAATGGTATCAAAGCCGATGATATCACCCATCGGTCCTTGTTTTGGGGCTTCTTTCGGGCAAATCTACTGGAGGAAGCTGTGGACATTCTGAAAGGAGATGGGCAAAAGGAATCACAAGATTGGATCCATGATCAATGAACTGTGTAAACATTGCCATAAAAGTTCTTGATATGATGATCTCTAGTGGGAAGAAGCCTGATGGAATGACTTACTCCCCTGTTATGGACAGCATAGCTGAGGCAGGTATGAAGGAAGCGGCTGACGAGTTGCGCGGTGAGCTTATTGAACGGAATGTTCTTACTGAAAAGATATTACTCAATGAACAGTGAAGAAACTTTGTCAGAGATCCCTAGACAGCAGCTGATTTCTCCTTAGGAGATGTACAAAAAGTGTTCTCGAGGTGctcttctttctttcactTGATTGTCTTCCCCTTTTTGTATTGCTGAGGCAGCACCAGGCACAAACCAACCGAATCAGACCACGCCCCGCCCTCACAATCTTCGGCACATCAGAGCTGAAAGTTCTTTTAGTTACGTCTCTTCTTCCATCCCCAGGTCCCCTCGGTTGATGATTCCTCCCATGCATGCGGTTATAGGTTTCCTCGACGGGATGCAGGGGCGCCTTTTTCCCTCGTTCTATCCATAAGCCCGGCCCAGACTAGCCCAAAagcaaaacatgcatgcatatatgctaCCCAAAAGCTGAATTGCTTGCTTATATAAATACTAATCTCCCCTCAAAGTTCTCGTTACGGATTGCCACATTCATGACATAATACATGGAATAACTATAACTATAAACGATGAAAGCTGATCTAGATAGCCAGAATTCTAACAATAATTACACGAAGTTTCAAACACCACGATAGACTTTATTTTAATGCATGGTAGGGGTGACTTTGAAGCCTTCTTCAATTATGTGGAAATTAACGGAGCAGTAGTCCAGCTTCATTAAAGGGTTTTGAAAAGCTTAGGATGCTCCTATacttgttatatatatatatatatataattagtttaGATcactaaattaaataattaatcacGTACACCTTtttaatgatgatgatgataataatatcgTAAAAAGCCAATATATAGGGGCGAGCGAAAGGACATAATAATttcgtgaaaaaaaaaattgccaaGTTCGAAAACACTAAGCTGAATTACACAATTTCCTACGGGCCCTCAAACAGGCTAGGATGATTTTTAGGTAACTAAGGTAATGGCTAGCTAGGATGGCTTCTGttgatataatatatgtgCTTCGGCCCCAAGTCTTGTGCGAGAAAAACTTTACCGACACTATTAGGTATGCCTTGTAATTTCCTcattgtttattatttttccttttaacgAGATCACTCCTGTAAAAGCCCTATAGCAGTCGTGACGACTAAGTCTTCGTCCTGCACAAAATTACATTATTGTTGTATTCAACAATATGTCGATGTTCGAATAGAGATTAGTCTCTCTATCAGGCTAAAGAGACTTTGTAATCATGCCCATGCATCATATAGCACTCCTTGTGATctaaacaacaaaaagaatatgcgaaatgaaaattttaaaaatggctTGAACTTCAAAAGCACATCATGATTAACGGCATTTCGATATCAGGCAATGACAAGaaagaaaagttcaaagaTGACAAGAAATACCACATGGTTGGGCCAATTCGACACTGAGCAGTGGGAATAGGGGATGATACCTTGATCTCGGTGAggtagaaaaaaagaaattaaatgaaaaattgggaagaaaataaagggaagaagaaaacTGGCGTTCACTTGGTGCCTCGAACGCACAATCTCCCGCTCTGGAGGCGATCGCCTTGTCCATTAGgactaaatttattttaccAGATTCTATCTATGAAGAACTTCCGACCTGTTACGACCAATGCGCCATTTGAGCTGCTAAACCTCGAACGGGATTaagcagaagaagaaagggaagatAATCAACCGAAGTCTCAATCCATCTCAATGGCGATGACCATATCCAACTCCTTTCACTGCCGTAAGCTGCAACTCCTCCATAAGAATTACACTCCCGGTCCCCGCGGCTTGCTCTCCCCTTCCTTCGTCAGGTAACAATCCTCAGCTCTGCGACATTTTCATACGGTAGCTGTGGTAGGAAACAGCAAGATGATGTGAAAAAGTCTGCATTTTTTTGGTATTTTCCGGCACCCAATTTCCAGAACTGCTGGCTGTCTGTGTTTGGGATGATTTGTTTGCAACAATCTGCTTAATAAGATTTCATGGAATGGGCAAAGAGATTTTTCTGTTCACTGTTCTGTGCTGTCTGGTCGTGTTGTTTCTGAGCTTGATACTCTGCCCTCAAATTATAAGCTTAGCTTGTTTCCACCTTCTAACTTCTTTGAGTTTTGACAGATTTTGTAGGACGGTGCCACGAAGGAGTTTAGTAACCTATTTTGCAGCATCTGCTGCTGGGAGTTCCAATTCAGATGGCAACCTTAACCCGTATGAGGTAATACATGCTCAGTTAAAGCTTGCATAT of the Punica granatum isolate Tunisia-2019 chromosome 6, ASM765513v2, whole genome shotgun sequence genome contains:
- the LOC116212115 gene encoding pentatricopeptide repeat-containing protein At1g08610-like, which codes for MEPNVITLFFILSALVGVDLRREFYNQMVEENHLPDIVTHNTLLGALCKEGMVNEAVQLLQLCGTSFAPSLISYNILIDGFAKTGDMKKAMSIYDEMMGNGIKADDITHRSLFWGFFRANLLEEAVDILKGDGGKKPDGMTYSPVMDSIAEAGMKEAADELRGELIERNVLTEKILLNEQ